AAATTGAAAAAATTAAAAACGATGGTGTATCAGAAAAAGATTTAAATAAAATTAAAGAAACACAATTATTAGAATTAAAAGAAGCGGTTAAAACCAATCGCTACTGGCTAAATCAATTAAAAGATATTGATTACAACCAAAATGACAAAAACGAAATCTTACAAGCTGAGGAGAAAATTAAAAATCTATCAGCACAAGATCTTCAAAAAATTGCTAAAAAATATTTAACTAAAAATAGAATTATTGGAATCTTAAATCCTGAGAAATAAAAAAATCTATTTCCATTTTATCACAAACCCCACATGCTAATGCCTGTGGGTTTGTTATTTATAAAAAGCTCTGTGTTCACTTGAGGCAATCTTTAAAAGATGTTCATAAAAAATATAATTCTCAATTTTTAGTTACAAAAATAGATAATTACGTACTAATCAAGGGTAATATTTAGGAATCAATAACTTAAGTAAGAAACTAATTTTGATAATAGCTTAATTAATAAACTAAATTTAAGAATTATGAAAAAAACATTACTACAAAAAATTATTTTAAGTGCTTTTGTACTACTTACACTAAGTACTGGTAAAATGAATGCACAAGCTAATATTGAATACACCTTTGATGGAGCTACTTGGGAAGGTTGGACTGCTCAAGCAGGTACAGGTGCTTTTGTATCTACATTTGCTAACAATCCTAATGGAGCATTAGAAATAAGCTGGACTCCTGGAGCTGAAACTAGAAATATAATTATGTACGGTAATGGTCCAGAAGCCACATTAAACGCTAGTGCATATAAATACATACAAGTTATAATTAGTAATACTTCTAGTCAAATAGATGTTCTGAGAATTAGAGGTAGAGTATCAGAAGGTGCCTTTACAAACTTTATTGATGTTCCTATTACTACCAATGTAGCTGATAGCTTTTCTACTTACAACTTTGAAATCACAAATGGAAGTTTTGATGGTACATTAGATAGATTTCAAATTGTTTTTAGAAGAAGTGATAACGGAGTCATTACAGATGACATGGCTACCATAGAAGTAGACAACATTTTAATTTCTACATCAACTACCTTGTCTACAAAAAACAACAATGTTAGTGATTTTGAGTTTTCAATCTCTCCAAATCCTACTAATGATATCTTAAACATTAATACACAAGAAGATTTAAACAGTATAGAAATTTACGATCTATTAGGTAAAAAAGTTTTAACTGCTAACAAATCTAGCAAACAGATTAATGTTTCAGCTTTAAACAGCTCAATGTATATCATCAAATTAACTTCTAACAATGGTGTTTCAATAAAACGTTTTATTAAAAGTTAATACTCCTAAATAAATAATGATAAAAACCTTCTTTAAAATTTAAAGAAGGTTTTTTTATTACTATCAAATAGACAAATTCTTTTCCTTTTCCTAAAGATTAACCATACTAAAATAAGCACTTATTACCTACCCTCATTAAACAAAAAACCCAATGATAGACATCATTGGGTTTTTATTTTCTTTACAATACACTATTTTTAAATAGCCGTAGAAATACGTTTTTTAACTAAGTAATCTTCTAAAGCCAAGTGAGAACAATCATGTCCAATACCACTATTTTTAAAACCTCCATGTGGTAAATAAATGGCATATTTTACACCGTTTATTTGAATTTCACCAAATTCAAGTTCTTCTGTAAAACGCTCTATTCTCTTATGATTATTAGTAAAAATATAAGATGCTAAACCAAACTCAGTATCGTTAGCCAATTCTAACACCTCATCATCTGTTTCAAAAGTCATAATACCAGCTACAGGTCCAAAAGTTTCTTCTCTAAACAATTTCATTTCTGGTGTTACACCAGAAACAACTGTAGGCTGCATCCAGTTACCACCCTCTGGCAATTCTTTAGGAATTTCTCCTCCATACTCTAAAACAGCACCTTTGTTCACAGCATCATCTATTAATGTAAACATTCTATCTCTAGCAGCTCTAGAAGCCAAAGGCCCCATAAAAACGTCTTCATTTTCTTTAATACCAAATCCAATTTTTAATTCTGAAGCACGCTTAACATATTCTTTTAAAAACTTAGCATAAATATTTTTATGCACAAAAATTCTATTCGCAGCTACACAAATCTGACCTGTGTTGCCATATTTTAAACCAATGGCTAAATCTAAAGCTTTATCTAAATCTGCATCTTCAAAAACTATAAAAGGAGCATTTCCTCCTAATTCCATTCCTAGTTTCTTAATAGATGTTGTACTATCCGCAATAATTTGTTGACCTGTTTGAGTAGAACCAATCATGGTGATTACTGCAGGAATTTTACTTGTTGTCATAGGAGTTGCAACCTCTTCTGTTGAACCCGCTACAATATTCACTACACCAGCAGGAAAATTTATACTATGTAAAATTTCACCCACCATATAAGTTGATAAAGGAGACAACGTAGATGGTTTTATAATTAAAGAACAACCCGAAGCCAATGCAGGACCAATTTTATAACCAACATTTAACAACGGAAAATTCCATGCTAAATAAGCTACAGCAACTCCTGCTGGTTTAGAAATCATTTTATGAGTGTGTGTATTCTCATAATCTGGGATTTGTTCTTCTCTTAAATTTTTCATTGCGTTAGGGTACCATTCTAAAGCCTCGGTTAACCTTTGAATATCTTCTAACGCCCCTCCATAAGTTTTCCCCATTTCATGAACCATCGCAGTTCTTAGCTCATGCTCTTTTAATAAAATGGCATCACGTAATTTTAACATCCATGATGTTCTTTCTTCTAAAGATAATTTAGACCAAAATTTAAAACCTTTTTGAGAAGACAACAATGCTTTTTCTGTGTCTTCTTTTCCTGCTTTTGCAATCTGTGCGATGACTTCTCCTGTTGCAGGACAAATTACATCTTCTCTTTCTCCACTAACCGAATCAACTAATTGACCATCAATATAAAGTTTCTTATACCCGAAGTTTTGAGTCTTCATTTATTTTCTCTTTTTTATATTTTTAAATTACACTATTTATAGTACTAACACAATATTTACGCAATACTTCTTCATCAATATCAATACCCAATCCTGGTCTATTAGGCACATCTAACATTCCATCTTTCATCTCTAATTTAGGAAATGATAAGTGATCTCTTAATCCATTTTCTGTTTGATCGTATTCCATTAAAAACTCTGGCTGATACATTCTCCCAGGAATAGATTCAATATTTGATATAAAATGTAAAGCAACATGTAAACCAATTGATGTTCCCCAAGTATGAGGAATTAAATCGATACCATTAGTACTTGCTAAAGTAGCAATCCTTTTGGCTTCTGTTAACCCTCCACTTGCACAAATATCTGGCTGAAGTATATCTACTGATTTATTTTTGATTAATTCATTAAATCCAAATCTTAAATATTCACATTCTCCCCCAGAAATAGGAATACTTGTTTTTGTTCTTAGCTCGCTATATTGTTCATAAAACTCTGGAGAAATAGGTTCTTCAAACCAAGTAATATCATATTTCTCAATTTTTCTAGACAATTCTACAGCTTCTCTAAAAGTATAAGCATGGTTAGAATCTACCATTAATTGAATATCTGGTCCAATGGCTTCTCTAATTAATTTAACGTTAGCAACATCTTCATTAATTCCTAAACCAACTTTCATTTTCATGGCCTTAAACCCTTGGCGAACATACATTTGTGCTTCTTCTACAAAGCCCTCAGAAAAATTGTTATGATTTGTAAAATACAAACCTGTTGCATAAGGTTTTATCTTTTTTCTATGCGAACCACCTAATAATGTAGATATTGGTAATCCTAATATTTTTCCTTTTAAATCCCAAACAGCAATATCTATAGCACTAACAGAAGCCATATAAACACCTCTCCTTGAAAAATCTAAAGTCTTTCGATACATTTTGTTCCAAATCACTTCATTCTCTAAAGGATTTTCTCCAATAACGGTTGATTCTAATAATTTAATCCCCGCTTCTACCATTGTTGCAGGCCCATAAGCCTCACCCCAACCATACTGTCCGTTTGATGCTGTTATTTTTACAATACATATACAGCGTTCTGAGTACTCCCATTGTGAAAAGAAAAAACTTTTTGATAGCGTATCTTTTAGTACAAAGGTTTCTATTTTTTCAATTGTCATTATATCTTGCATTAAAAATTATAAGTAAGCATATCAAAATGATGATATGCTTACTTTATAACCTGATTATTTATCTATTTTCTTTAGCTACTACTTGGAAATTATCTATATAGAAAGTTTGCCTACCTGTAACACCATCATTTTCATTACCTGGCCCTCCATTTCTAAAATTAAATACCGCATTTCCGGTAATTCCTCCTGCTCCAACATTTATTTCACGCTCAACAGTAAACCATTGTCCAGTACCAGGAGCGTTAAAACTCATGGTTTCAATATCTGGAGTAGATCCAAAAATTCTAGTAAATACTCCTCCCATAGTTGTACCTGGCTCGTAATAAAGGTCAAACTTAAAAGAGTAAACACCTGCTGGGATTTCAGCATTTTGAAACAATACATTACTTAATCCTAAGAAGCTAATTCCAGACTCAAATGGTAGAACAGCATCAAACTTCATAGATGCACTTCCTTCACTTGCTCTATCTGTTGATCTACTTAGATATAAACCTCCACCTGGATTTGTAGCATTTGCTATTTGATTATTTCCTGAGGCATTATTACCCGCTGGAATAAATAATCTGTATCCATCTGCATTTGCCCATAAATCATTGGTAGCAGGATTTTCAAATCCTGGGTTAACATTACTCGTTAAATAATTAATAATTAATGGCTCAACCGTTTCATCAGTAAATGCATTTAAAACTCTAGCATCAATAGCTGTTATACCTGTACCGTTATAAGAAAGTTTAATAGTATCAGAGTTTAATACCGCTTCTGACAATTCTAACTCAATCAACGTTTCATCTGTACTACTTACCTGAGCTGAAACAACATTAAAGTTTTGATTAAAAGTTCCATTCACAACGTTTACTGAAAAATCATTTTCTACTCCAGTAAATGGCTCTAAAATTCCATTAACTCTAAAAGCTATTTGTTTAGTACCAGGTGCGCTACTTCCATCATTTACAGCAAAAGCATTACCATTTATAGTAAAAGGTTTTGTAGATGGAATTACTTTAATAATTACTGGAATTGCCTTAGTTTGTTCAGAATATCTTAGTGTATTGTTCCCTAACTTAGCTCTTGAAACAGTTAAGTTAGTTGTATACTCTCCAATTCTATTGTAGGTCACTACTTGTTCTTCTTCTGTACTAGTCTCTGGCTGACCTCCATCAAAATCCCAAACTCTATCACTTGGTCTACCAACAGTTGTTAAGTCTTTAAAAGTTAAGTTAGACCCTGCCTCTATAGTAATTGTTGTAAAATTACTTGTATCATCTGTACTTGGGTGTTGACTTTGAGTCAAAAACACTTCAGTTCCATCTTCTTCATTTTTTACCGAAGCTTCTGCATTTAACCTTTGATATACATCATACTTAAACACGGTAGATAACTCCCATAAACCATCCTCTCCTTGTACTGCATCGTTACCAAGAAAACTTACTTCTTTTTCAAACTTATTTTTTAATGTTACTGTAGTTTCTCCAGCTTTTTGAAAAAGAACATGAACTAGTTTTGTTTGGCTACTTGTTCCTAATTTATTATCAATAAATCTATCTAAATTCACACTATCTTTTCTAGTAAATTCAGAGTTTAAAAAGTTAGCTCCATCTTCAATAACCCAAGTTCTAGACACAACTCCTTGTGAAATATCTGATAAAGAACTAAAATCATCAATAGAAATTGGAATATTATTCGCTATTGAGCTCTCATTAATATTAAATATACTTGGTGTAAATACTAGAGGAGCACTAAAATTTGCTGGCTCGGTATAATCATCAACATTACACCCCACTAAGGCCATAAGTGATAATAAAATAATTAAACTATATTTTTTCATAATCTATTAATTTTCAAATCCATTATTATTAATATCCTCTTCTGCTGGAATTGGTAAGTACCCTGCATTTTTATTATAGTTGGTAGCTACTCCTACAAATTCTTGAAATATTTTTTGACTTTGTTGAGCTTGAGGATCTGCAGGGACTGCTGAGGCATCAATAGTTTGTAAATCACTAAAAAAACCTCCTCCAATACTGGTGTTTGGACCTTTTGCCAAAGCTGGTGTTATAGGTCTTCTTCCCGCTCTAGGAAAGTCTACACCTTGATAATAAACAGTACTTAAATCACTAAATCTTTGTGCTGCAATACCCCATCTTCTTAAATCAATAACACGAATGGCATGACCTTCTGCCGATAACTCTAATGGCTTTTCAACAAACATTAAACGTTCCTTTAAACTTGTTGCATCGTAAGCTACTCCTGGATCATCAATTTTAGAACTTAACTCTAAAGGCACCAATGCCCATCTTTCTCGAATTTTATTAATTTCATTCACCGCATCTTGAAGTTGTCCTTTGTAGATATAACACTCTGCAAGATTTAATAACACCTCAGCAAAACGATTCACAATCACATTTTTTCCAGATTTAATAGAACCTCCAGTAGTTACTGTTTCATTATCTATTCCTAAATCATGATTGGTGTACTTTTTAAATGCAGTAAAAATTCCACCTTGATTTCTTAAACCTCCCCAACTAGCACCATCTACTGCTTTAGAGTTTAAAACATTAGGATAACTGTATACTGGCGTATCTAAATCGTTATTTAAAAACAACATATTAGAGGATCTTAATGATTCACGTCTTGTATTTAAATTTCCATCTCCTGTAGTAATTGTATTAACTGGGTTACTAGAATCTAATGGATCACTTTCATATGCCAGCACCAACCAAGCAGCTGGTTGAATAAAGTCCTGACCTCCAAATTTAAAATGAGCAGATCTTCTTGCTAACCTACTATGTGGACTTGCTTCGTTAAACTCACTTAACTCTATTCCAAAATCTGTTGTATAAGGGATTTCAAATATAGATTCGCTGTTAAAATCTCCAGCAGTGGTAAACATTTTAGAACCAGTAATTGGGTTTACTTCTGTTTCCAACGCATATCCATAATTATCTCTTAAATCCTCATAAATTTTGATAGCTTCATTTATTAAGCTCATGTTTTGCTGACCTCCTTCTGTAGCTTCATACAAATAAGAGTTCGCTAAAATCATTTTTGCTGCTCCTTTGGTTACTCTTCCTAATTCCGTAACTTCATTAGGCATTGGTAAATATGGAATAGCTTCTTCTAAATCTTTTCTAAAAAAAGCAATTACTTCATCAGAACTAGAAACCTCTTTATGTCTCTTATCTATATCTTGCTCATATTTATCTCTGATAATCACATTACCATTGTTAAATACTGAATGTGCGTAGAAATGATAAGTTCCTCTAAAGAAAAGCGCTTGTGCTCTTTGTTGATTCCATCTCTCTAACTGATCTGCATTGGTTAAAGATGGCTTAACAATATCTAAAGCTGCCAATGCTTGATTTGCAGTAAAAATACCACGATACAATGCTCCCCAACGTTGTTCTATTCTAACAGTTGTTGGAGAAACTGTTTTGTAATAAAAATCTAAATGTTCTGGAAAACCTACATCAGGATTTAATCTATTTTTCATAGCACTGATGTCTGTTCTAAAATGGTCTTCTTCAATACTCAACACGTAGTGATTGAATAATGAGTTGTACACCCCATTTAATACTCTATTTGTATCATCTAAATTTGTAATTGATTCTAATAACTCTGGTGTATTAGGATTTGGTTCATCTAAATAGTCTTCACATGAAAAAACTAAAAAAGCCAGTAATATTGCGGATATTAATTTTATATTTTTCATTTTCTTAAAAGTTTAATCTTACACCTAGGTTCATACTTGCTGTGGTTGGAATAATTCCACTATCAATACCTTTTTGTTGGATATTATTTCCTCCAACTTCTGGGTCTAATCCGGTGTATTTTGTAAAAGTTAATATGTTCTGAGCATTAGCATAAATATTAAATCTTGTTACCCCCATGCTTTCTGCAACCTTTTTAGGAAAAGTATATCCTATTACCACGTTTCTTAAACGTAAGAACGAACCATCTTCTATAAAAAAGTCAGAACTACCATTGTAATTATTGTCTCCAGAGTTTCTAGATGTATTTCTAAAAGAAGGAATATTAGTATCTTCATTTACACCTGGTATATACTGATAAACTAAATCTCTATGACGACCTGCTTTAAAAGCACTTGCTCTTGTTGCGTTATATACTTCGTTACCAATAGATGCATACCAGTTAGTTAAGAAAAACCAGTTTTTGTAAGTAGCTTGTAAGTTAAGTCCTAATTCAAAATCTGGAAGACCACTTCCTTTGTACACTCTATCTCCTTCGTCTCTTAAAACACCATTTCCATTAGAATCCACATATTTTAAATCTCCTAACTGTCTTGATTCTCCATACTTTAAATTATAAGCATCTAACTCAGCTTGATCTTTAAAAATACCATCCGTTTCAAAAACTAAGAACGAACCTGCTTCTCTACCTTCTTTTAATCCGATAGCCAAAGCTTGATTATCACCAAACACAGGTCTTGTAGTAAATAATTGAACTCCACTTTCTGATTGAAGGCTAGTAACAACATTTTTGTTTTTAGAAAAAGTTCCTAAAATATTAAACCTAACATTTCCTATAGAAGGTCTGTATCTTAAAGTAGCTTCTATACCTTCATTTGTTAAATTTCCCACATTAAAAACAGCGAATCTACTTCCTGTTAAATCACGATCTGCTTGTACCGATGCACCAAAACTAGGAGTAACTTGCACGTTTGTTAACAAATCATCTTTCTTAGTAGTATAATAATCAGCTGTAAAAATTAATTTATTGTTCCAAAAACTCATATCAATACCAAAATTGTATTGCTTGGTTACCTCCCACTTTAAATTTGGATTTCCAAACTGTTGCTGTATAATTCCAGAATGTTCTGTATCAGATCCATTAGCTGCTTGAAAGTTGGCGTTGTAACCTGTTGCTACTGGACTGTAGATTGAATTTGGAGCAAAACGATCGTTACCGGTAGTACCGTAACTAGCTCTAAACTTAAAGTTGTTAATTGTTTTTCTTAAACCTTCCCAAAAGTTTTCATCTGAAATTGTCCATCCTGCAGATACAGAAGGAAAGAAAGCATATAAATTATCTCGAGAAAATTGGTTAGAGGCATCTACTCTGGCACTTGCACTTAACTGATATTTTCCATCATAATCATATAACACACGACCAACAGTACCAATTCTTTTAATTTTATAATCTGGTTCAACTGTAGAAGGACCTGTAAAGTTCAAAGTAACATCTGATCCTAACTCTTCTCCTATTGTTGCTGTTGATAGATTAACAGGGTCTGCAAAAAGCAACCCTCTTTTAACAGCTCCGATTGATGTAAAATAATCTTGTTCTACATTTACAACTGCCATCGCATTTATTTTATGCTTGTTAAACTTTTGCTGGTAGTTGATTCCTCCGTTCCAGTTAATTAAAACATTACGAGATCTACCTTCGTAAACAAAATTATCATCTTCATCACGTAAATTCACCCCATTATTATCAAACAAAGCAAAAGGAGGTTGAACTTGCTTTTCGTACTCATTAGTAATAACCCCACTAATTAATGTGGTTAATTGTAAATGTTTTGTTAATTGATATTTTAAATTAGAACTAGCTTCAAATCTATCACGACCTACTTGTCTATCTCTAGTAATAGCTTCTAAAATTTGACCATAAGCAGAACTTGCATTAGCATCATCCACTTCACTAGTAAAAGAAGTTGTGTTTTGATCTACTTTATCTAAATACGGTAAAGCTCTTTGTCCAAAAATAAGTAGATTAAAGTTTGGTCTTTCTCTGTCATCAACAGTGAATCCAAATCCATTATTTACAGTCCATTTTCCTTTAGTAATATCTAAGTTTGATCTTAAGTTATAGCGTTTAAACTCAGAGTTAATTACAGTTCCTTCTTGATCAAAAAGTCCCATAACCACACTGTATTTTACATCATCTCCTCCTCCAGAAATTGTAAGATTATATCTGTTGATTGTAGACATGTCATTTTGAGTAAAATCTCTTAAATCATTATCATTAAGCAAACTATATCTATCTGTACTTGCAGGAGAACTTGATCTTGAAGGGTCATTTGCATCAAAGAACAATTGTTGTTCTGTATTCATTAATGGCGTATTACGTCTTATGTATTGTACACCATTAGTAACCTCTAATTCAACTTGAGTATTCCCCTTTTTCCCTTTTTTAGTAGTTACCAAAATAACTCCACCAGCAGCTCTTGTTCCATAAATAGATGCAGAAGCAGCATCTTTTAAAACATCTAGAGTTTCTATTTCATTTGGGTTTAATCTAGGATCACCTGACTGAGGAACACCATCTACTACCCAAAGTGGAGAATTAGAACCTGTTAAAGAAGATATACCTCTAATAGTAATTGCAGATCCTTCACCTGCCTCACCACTACTAGCTGTAACGTTTACCCCAGCAACTTGTCCCTGTAAAGCAGTTCCAATATCACCTGTAATTACATTTTCTATTTCTTCTGCTTTTACTTGAGCAACAGCTCCAGTAATTTCTTTTTTCTTAACAGTTCCATAACCAATAACTACTACCTCGTCTAATTCCGAAACATCTTCTTCTAAAAGCACATCTAATTTAGGTCCTTTTACTTTTAATGACTTTGTTTGAAAACCTATATAGCTAAATGATAAAACATCTCCTACTTTAGATTTAATTGTGTAATTACCGTCAAAATCACTCACTACTCCGGTTGAAGTTCCTTGTATTAAAACAGTAGCTCCAGGAATAGGCATACCACCTTTATCGATAATAACCCCCGTTACTGTTAAATCTTTAGTTTGGGCGAACAAGCTCCCGTGTAAAACCAAAATCAAAATGAGTAAACATTTACTCATAAAGTTTTTAGCAACTAATACTTTTTTTACTTTCATTTTTTTAGCTTTAGTTAGATTATAATAAAGAGAAGTATTTCTTTTAAAACTTGTATTAAAAAAGGTTTACTTCTCTAACATTTAAGGTAAAATTAAGAGATATCTAAAAAAATCAATTGTTAATATTTACCCACTACTTATTTAATATTACCCTTAATAAAAGATATATTTATACAGATAAAATAAAAAACCTATATTTTTATTACCTTTTCAATAATCAAGTTATTATCTCCTTTAATTCTTAAAAGATACATTCCTGCTGGTAATGATGAAGCATCAATTCTAGGGATATGATTGCTTGTTCCCTGAACTTTTACAATTAAAGCTCCCATTACAGACAACAATTCAACTTCTACCTTATTAACAGATTTATCTACGTTAACATTAAAATAATCACTTGTTGGATTAGGGTAAACATTTGCTTTAAAATTTAACTTAGGAGATTTAGAAGAAAGATTTAACTCCCCTAAAACAATAT
Above is a genomic segment from Wenyingzhuangia fucanilytica containing:
- a CDS encoding T9SS type A sorting domain-containing protein; this translates as MKKTLLQKIILSAFVLLTLSTGKMNAQANIEYTFDGATWEGWTAQAGTGAFVSTFANNPNGALEISWTPGAETRNIIMYGNGPEATLNASAYKYIQVIISNTSSQIDVLRIRGRVSEGAFTNFIDVPITTNVADSFSTYNFEITNGSFDGTLDRFQIVFRRSDNGVITDDMATIEVDNILISTSTTLSTKNNNVSDFEFSISPNPTNDILNINTQEDLNSIEIYDLLGKKVLTANKSSKQINVSALNSSMYIIKLTSNNGVSIKRFIKS
- a CDS encoding NAD-dependent succinate-semialdehyde dehydrogenase, producing the protein MKTQNFGYKKLYIDGQLVDSVSGEREDVICPATGEVIAQIAKAGKEDTEKALLSSQKGFKFWSKLSLEERTSWMLKLRDAILLKEHELRTAMVHEMGKTYGGALEDIQRLTEALEWYPNAMKNLREEQIPDYENTHTHKMISKPAGVAVAYLAWNFPLLNVGYKIGPALASGCSLIIKPSTLSPLSTYMVGEILHSINFPAGVVNIVAGSTEEVATPMTTSKIPAVITMIGSTQTGQQIIADSTTSIKKLGMELGGNAPFIVFEDADLDKALDLAIGLKYGNTGQICVAANRIFVHKNIYAKFLKEYVKRASELKIGFGIKENEDVFMGPLASRAARDRMFTLIDDAVNKGAVLEYGGEIPKELPEGGNWMQPTVVSGVTPEMKLFREETFGPVAGIMTFETDDEVLELANDTEFGLASYIFTNNHKRIERFTEELEFGEIQINGVKYAIYLPHGGFKNSGIGHDCSHLALEDYLVKKRISTAI
- a CDS encoding mandelate racemase/muconate lactonizing enzyme family protein, encoding MTIEKIETFVLKDTLSKSFFFSQWEYSERCICIVKITASNGQYGWGEAYGPATMVEAGIKLLESTVIGENPLENEVIWNKMYRKTLDFSRRGVYMASVSAIDIAVWDLKGKILGLPISTLLGGSHRKKIKPYATGLYFTNHNNFSEGFVEEAQMYVRQGFKAMKMKVGLGINEDVANVKLIREAIGPDIQLMVDSNHAYTFREAVELSRKIEKYDITWFEEPISPEFYEQYSELRTKTSIPISGGECEYLRFGFNELIKNKSVDILQPDICASGGLTEAKRIATLASTNGIDLIPHTWGTSIGLHVALHFISNIESIPGRMYQPEFLMEYDQTENGLRDHLSFPKLEMKDGMLDVPNRPGLGIDIDEEVLRKYCVSTINSVI
- a CDS encoding PKD domain-containing protein → MKKYSLIILLSLMALVGCNVDDYTEPANFSAPLVFTPSIFNINESSIANNIPISIDDFSSLSDISQGVVSRTWVIEDGANFLNSEFTRKDSVNLDRFIDNKLGTSSQTKLVHVLFQKAGETTVTLKNKFEKEVSFLGNDAVQGEDGLWELSTVFKYDVYQRLNAEASVKNEEDGTEVFLTQSQHPSTDDTSNFTTITIEAGSNLTFKDLTTVGRPSDRVWDFDGGQPETSTEEEQVVTYNRIGEYTTNLTVSRAKLGNNTLRYSEQTKAIPVIIKVIPSTKPFTINGNAFAVNDGSSAPGTKQIAFRVNGILEPFTGVENDFSVNVVNGTFNQNFNVVSAQVSSTDETLIELELSEAVLNSDTIKLSYNGTGITAIDARVLNAFTDETVEPLIINYLTSNVNPGFENPATNDLWANADGYRLFIPAGNNASGNNQIANATNPGGGLYLSRSTDRASEGSASMKFDAVLPFESGISFLGLSNVLFQNAEIPAGVYSFKFDLYYEPGTTMGGVFTRIFGSTPDIETMSFNAPGTGQWFTVEREINVGAGGITGNAVFNFRNGGPGNENDGVTGRQTFYIDNFQVVAKENR
- a CDS encoding RagB/SusD family nutrient uptake outer membrane protein, with translation MKNIKLISAILLAFLVFSCEDYLDEPNPNTPELLESITNLDDTNRVLNGVYNSLFNHYVLSIEEDHFRTDISAMKNRLNPDVGFPEHLDFYYKTVSPTTVRIEQRWGALYRGIFTANQALAALDIVKPSLTNADQLERWNQQRAQALFFRGTYHFYAHSVFNNGNVIIRDKYEQDIDKRHKEVSSSDEVIAFFRKDLEEAIPYLPMPNEVTELGRVTKGAAKMILANSYLYEATEGGQQNMSLINEAIKIYEDLRDNYGYALETEVNPITGSKMFTTAGDFNSESIFEIPYTTDFGIELSEFNEASPHSRLARRSAHFKFGGQDFIQPAAWLVLAYESDPLDSSNPVNTITTGDGNLNTRRESLRSSNMLFLNNDLDTPVYSYPNVLNSKAVDGASWGGLRNQGGIFTAFKKYTNHDLGIDNETVTTGGSIKSGKNVIVNRFAEVLLNLAECYIYKGQLQDAVNEINKIRERWALVPLELSSKIDDPGVAYDATSLKERLMFVEKPLELSAEGHAIRVIDLRRWGIAAQRFSDLSTVYYQGVDFPRAGRRPITPALAKGPNTSIGGGFFSDLQTIDASAVPADPQAQQSQKIFQEFVGVATNYNKNAGYLPIPAEEDINNNGFEN
- a CDS encoding SusC/RagA family TonB-linked outer membrane protein produces the protein MKVKKVLVAKNFMSKCLLILILVLHGSLFAQTKDLTVTGVIIDKGGMPIPGATVLIQGTSTGVVSDFDGNYTIKSKVGDVLSFSYIGFQTKSLKVKGPKLDVLLEEDVSELDEVVVIGYGTVKKKEITGAVAQVKAEEIENVITGDIGTALQGQVAGVNVTASSGEAGEGSAITIRGISSLTGSNSPLWVVDGVPQSGDPRLNPNEIETLDVLKDAASASIYGTRAAGGVILVTTKKGKKGNTQVELEVTNGVQYIRRNTPLMNTEQQLFFDANDPSRSSSPASTDRYSLLNDNDLRDFTQNDMSTINRYNLTISGGGDDVKYSVVMGLFDQEGTVINSEFKRYNLRSNLDITKGKWTVNNGFGFTVDDRERPNFNLLIFGQRALPYLDKVDQNTTSFTSEVDDANASSAYGQILEAITRDRQVGRDRFEASSNLKYQLTKHLQLTTLISGVITNEYEKQVQPPFALFDNNGVNLRDEDDNFVYEGRSRNVLINWNGGINYQQKFNKHKINAMAVVNVEQDYFTSIGAVKRGLLFADPVNLSTATIGEELGSDVTLNFTGPSTVEPDYKIKRIGTVGRVLYDYDGKYQLSASARVDASNQFSRDNLYAFFPSVSAGWTISDENFWEGLRKTINNFKFRASYGTTGNDRFAPNSIYSPVATGYNANFQAANGSDTEHSGIIQQQFGNPNLKWEVTKQYNFGIDMSFWNNKLIFTADYYTTKKDDLLTNVQVTPSFGASVQADRDLTGSRFAVFNVGNLTNEGIEATLRYRPSIGNVRFNILGTFSKNKNVVTSLQSESGVQLFTTRPVFGDNQALAIGLKEGREAGSFLVFETDGIFKDQAELDAYNLKYGESRQLGDLKYVDSNGNGVLRDEGDRVYKGSGLPDFELGLNLQATYKNWFFLTNWYASIGNEVYNATRASAFKAGRHRDLVYQYIPGVNEDTNIPSFRNTSRNSGDNNYNGSSDFFIEDGSFLRLRNVVIGYTFPKKVAESMGVTRFNIYANAQNILTFTKYTGLDPEVGGNNIQQKGIDSGIIPTTASMNLGVRLNF